One genomic segment of Ictalurus punctatus breed USDA103 chromosome 4, Coco_2.0, whole genome shotgun sequence includes these proteins:
- the syt19 gene encoding synaptotagmin-2: protein MLLPATLGNSWWDIRIPFSEEVKYWALGMSVFLFLIAICILIWQTHRYCTQLTASKHTVNSTLLDSQSAKNETFQSSPIPNYQLYFHHDEVGSLSSCLYSSSDLANSTDSLEDVDEEHVQGTLRFSLFYDQLQSRLVVTVLEARDLAARTFSQHVDPFINVRVLWVAVEDEEQQLTCVLQEWQTRPVKDSCNPTFGDQFSCTVTEEEMPRVTVRLEVRDFDKYSRHGILGDVRASLNGLKISSPLEMMAGLQRPKKDIVGEVLLSLKCMPTSHRLEVGVLKIRTVFRSSKVERALYARTKIVCNQCRIRHQKTSERTHRDVTVFNEVLIFTLPESQIRECVLTLSVYELCPEKRSKCLIGQLSFGKSQSVEDEHWRMMMRALRQPVAKWHFLYL from the exons ATGTTGCTACCAGCTACTTTAGGGAACTCCTGGTGGGACATTCGGATACCATTCTCAGAGGAAGTTAAATACTGGGCTTTAGGGATGtctgtgtttctttttctcattgCCATCTGTATTCTGATATGGCAAACTCATCGATACTGCACACAACTGACTGCTTCTAAGCATACTG TTAATAGCACACTTTTAGACAGCCAGTCtgcaaaaaatgaaacatttcaaagCTCACCAATACCCAATTACCAG CTGTATTTCCACCATGATGAAGTGGGATCCTTAAGTAGCTGCCTGTACAGCAGCTCTGATCTGGCCAACAGTACAGACAGTCTCGAGGATGTGGATGAGGAACACGTTCAGGGAACGCTGCGCTTCTCACTCTTCTATGATCAGCTGCAGTCTCGGTTGGTGGTGACTGTATTGGAGGCAAGAGACCTGGCGGCACGAACGTTTAGCCAGCATGTGGACCCCTTCATCAATGTACGAGTGCTATGGGTAGCAGTGGAGGATGAAGAGCAACAGCTGACCTGTGTGCTTCAGGAGTGGCAGACACGCCCAGTCAAGGATAGCTGCAACCCTACATTTGGGGATCAGTTCTCCTGCACAGTGACTGAGGAGGAAATGCCGAGGGTCACAGTGCGGCTGGAG GTGAGAGATTTTGATAAATACTCCCGACATGGTATTCTGGGGGATGTCCGTGCATCTCTGAATGGTCTAAAAATCTCATCTCCATTGGAAATGATGGCAGGCCTACAAAGACCAAAGAAA GACATTGTTGGTGAGGTCCTTCTTTCTCTTAAATGTATGCCCACATCTCATAGACTGGAAGTGGGAGTCCTGAAGATCAGGACAGTTTTCCGATCTAGTAAGGTGGAAAGAG CTTTATATGCCAGAACCAAAATTGTGTGTAACCAGTGTAGGATTAGACATCAGAAAACCTCTGAGAGGACTCATAGGGACGTGACTGTGTTCAATGAGGTCTTGATCTTCACACTACCAGAATCTCAGATTAGGGAATGCGTCCTCACTTTGTCGGTCTATGAGCTCTGTCCAGAAAAGAGGTCCAAGTGCTTAATTGGACAGCTAAGCTTTGGGAAGAGTCAAAGTGTGGAGGATGAGCACTGGAGAATGATGATGCGTGCACTTCGACAGCCAGTAGCCAAATGGCATTTCCTCTACTTATAA